AGGAACTTGGAACAGCATATAGGAAAAGGCGAAAGCTGAAGCCAGATATCCTACCGAATGCCCATTTCCATCCAAAGACACGACTCGTTGCGGCAATATCACAACTATCATGCCTACTCCGACCATCATTAACAGGACCGCGAAGATTAATCCCAAAAGGGTTTTGTCCCGAAGCATAGTTACCATTCGTAAGCTCCTCCTTTTTACCCCTTTCGGCCGAGGAGGATGCCGGTGATATGGTATAAGTCAGGCAATCCTTACCCGGCTAAAAGAGATTGTACTTAGAATTAACGTCGCTTACAGGAGGCGGTGGCAGAATCTCTTTTACCATAAAGGCAGCTATGACTTTAAACTCAGACTCATAGTTTTTAGACATAAAAATCTCCTTTCTTGCAGCAAATAATGTATCCACCTGCGAAGTGGGCTTTCAACAATAATGAAAAATATAAGAGGTACAGTCAGTCCTGAATCTGATTGACACCTCTTGCTTTGTTGATTACTATATCCCACTCATCCTTTTAAGTTTTTTATTTCTTCTTCCGACATTCCTACAATGTCGGAGATTACTCCAATATCCATTCCCCTCTTTAACATTTTTTTTGCTATTGTAAGTTTACCTTCTTCTATTCCTTGTTCTATCCCTTGCTTCAAGCCTTGTTTTAAGCCTTCCTCCATCCCTTTTTTTAATCTCAATTCTGCTTCCCTTATTGCTGCCTTCTCATCAAGGATTGCTTTTTGCCTTGACCAGTAGATTTCCCGGATTCTTGGATCATCACTGGATTTTTCCCATTCATCCATAGCTTGATTCAATATAGGATCTTGCATAGCGATCTCCTCCAAGGTTTTATAGATTTCTTCATCCTCCGAGCCCTCTAAAAGGAATAACCACCGCACTAAGGCATCTTCCCTGGGACTAATCAATCCTTCTCTCCACTTAACCAAGAGCTTGGGCAGCTCCATGAAATGTATTTCCAGAGCCTCGGTCAGCTCAAACCCCTCTTCTACTTCGAAAAGTCTAAAAACACTATGGTAGCTTCTCGTCTCTTTAATATATCTGAAATCCAGGATATTAATAGTAATAGTCTTAGCCAGCTCTTGATAGGCCATCCCTTCCCGCATTTGACGAGTATACATTCTGGCCCAGTAGAAAAGAGTCCGTTTGTCCATATCATGCCGGTTGGCCAGTTGAATTTCAATATTAACTTGAATCCCCTCAGTAGTTAACGCCCTGATATCCAGGACAGACTTTTTATCGTCTTTGAAGTCTTTATCAAGTTCAGGATTTAATAATTGAACTGAGGTTATCTGATTGTCGCGGGGGAGTTTGAGCGCAGCATTTAAGAAGGCCATAAGAATTGGCTCATTACCGGTTTTGCCAAAGATAAGCTTAAAAGCATAATCAATTTTCAGGTCTATTAGCTGTCTCATAAACCCATTCTCCCCATGCTTACTTACGCTTTAATCATACCATAATATGGTCGATTCGTATATTATCTGTAACCCGGGACTTCTCACTAATAATCTTAACTAATCCCTCGCTTGGGATATCAGGGATTTATGGAAACTGGGAAAACAACAAGATTGTCCTTCTGGGCCATGCTTTACTTCTCCCCATCAGAACCCGGATATCGCCAGCCTGCAAGACACCATAATCTTTGGCCGGGGGTTAAAAAGGTTCCACTGTTTTTTAAAATAGTCTTTACAACTCCAGACTATTCAAGTAGTATATACTCATACTATTAGAATAGTCTGGAGGTTTTAATTTTGACAGTTGTAAAGCTTTTTGACAGCGAACTGAAAATCATGGACATTGTGTGGGATAAGGAGCCGGTATCGGCCAAAGAAATTTCTCTGATCGCTGCTGAAACAATCGGCTGGAATAAGAATACAACCTATACGATTATTAAAAAACTGCTGGATAAAAATGCCCTTCGACGGACTGAACCGAATTTTATCTGTACTTCCCTGGTCCAAAAAGCAGAGGTACGCAAGGCTGAAACCCAAAGCCTTATCGACAAGTTGTATAACGGCTCGAAAAAAGCCTTTTTCGCTTCGTTCATAGAAAATGACCTTACTGAGGATGAGCTGGAGATGTTGAAAAAACTGATAGAAAAGAGGTAGTCCATGCTGGCTGAATTGTTTTACTGGGTACTTAACATGAGTATCCTCGGCAGTGTTGCCGGATTGCTTG
This Desulfosporosinus orientis DSM 765 DNA region includes the following protein-coding sequences:
- a CDS encoding BlaI/MecI/CopY family transcriptional regulator; amino-acid sequence: MTVVKLFDSELKIMDIVWDKEPVSAKEISLIAAETIGWNKNTTYTIIKKLLDKNALRRTEPNFICTSLVQKAEVRKAETQSLIDKLYNGSKKAFFASFIENDLTEDELEMLKKLIEKR
- a CDS encoding Rpn family recombination-promoting nuclease/putative transposase, producing MRQLIDLKIDYAFKLIFGKTGNEPILMAFLNAALKLPRDNQITSVQLLNPELDKDFKDDKKSVLDIRALTTEGIQVNIEIQLANRHDMDKRTLFYWARMYTRQMREGMAYQELAKTITINILDFRYIKETRSYHSVFRLFEVEEGFELTEALEIHFMELPKLLVKWREGLISPREDALVRWLFLLEGSEDEEIYKTLEEIAMQDPILNQAMDEWEKSSDDPRIREIYWSRQKAILDEKAAIREAELRLKKGMEEGLKQGLKQGIEQGIEEGKLTIAKKMLKRGMDIGVISDIVGMSEEEIKNLKG